Below is a genomic region from Echinicola rosea.
CCCACCAAGGCAAAGCCATCTTCAGCCATTACTTCTGCGGCAAACCAATGATCAGCAGGCACTACCAATTGAGGGATTTGTCCATCAAGCAAGTCTGCACCAATGACAAATTCCTCATGGCCAGCTTTTTCGGAAAGGGAGTGCAAGCGAAGCGGCGAACCCAAATAAAAATGCCAAGCCTCATCCTGTCGAATCCGGTGAAAAGCAGAAAAAGTATCGGAAGTCAGTAGAAAATAGATGCCCGTAGCATAATTACGATCTCCTTCAAACTGCTCTCCAAGGCATTTTTGACTGATAATCCCTTGGCTTCGGTATGCTTCCTTGAAGTAACCCCCTTCAGGATGAGGCTTTAAATCCAAGCTTTCGATGATTTCTACTGCTGTCATAATGTTAGTTTTCCCTAATCCTGCGTTTTTCCCAATACCACTGAATTACCTCATGGCTCAGCTTTCCTGCCAACTCCGGCTGCTGGTCCGCTACGTTGGTAGTTTCATTGATATCCTTATCCAGATCATAGAGCTCCACTTGCGTGCTATCGGAATTGACCAATAATTTCCAGTTTTCATGTCGAACGGCCAAATGAGGGCTTTGGTGATGGGGCTGACGGGGGCGGTTGAAGTGTTCATTTCTCCCAAAATCCCAGAAAAGATCCTTATTTCTTGATTGAGGACTTTTGCCCGTCAGGGCTTCACTTAAATCCTGCCCAGAAAAATCATATCCATCCGGCAATTGCGCACCGGTGAGACTTGCCAAACTCGGTAGTAAATCCACTGCACCGATAATGGTTTCGCTATCCGTTTGATCCTTTTCGATCGCAGCAGGCCAACTCACGATAAAAGGCATTCGAATTCCTCCTTCATACAGGCTGTTTTTGGAGCCCCGCTGGCTGTTTGTGCGGATATGTTCATAAGTCGGGTAAGCACCATTGTCACTGGTGAAGATAATCATCGTATTTTCAGCAATGCCCAATTCCTCCAGTCCGGCCATCAACCGACCAATCTGCCGATCGTACTCCTTAAGTACAGGAATAAAGTTGGGCTTGCTCGGCCAGGTGTCTCGCTGGTCATAAAATTCCTCATTGGGAATCCATGGATCATGCATGTCATCTGGCCAAAAGTTGACAAAACAAGGTTGTTCCTTATTTCTTGCCAGAAAATCCAAGGTCTTGTCCACAAAATAACCGGTTCGTTCCCATCTTTCGATGCTGTCCTGCTCGCTCCAAATCCAGTTGGAAGCGGTGATCAGCTGATCAGGATCGGGGCCTTCATAGGTAGTGGTATATTCATCAAACCCATATGCGGTAATCTGCGGTGCATCGTCCACATCACGGCCCCCGCCCATGTGCCATTTTCCGACATGGCTGGTTTTGTAGCCGACAGTCTTTAGCACGCGTGCCATAGAAGGAGCAGCAGGGTCTAAATAGTCAAATTGTTCGCAGTTCGCATTGCCTTTCCGGCTGTGTAAAAAGGTATTGATCCCCCACTCGGTGGGAAACATCCCCGTGGTAATACCAACGCGAGACGGGGAACAGACCGGCGCTGCCGAATAGTATTGGTTAAATTTCAGGCCATTGGTGGCCAGCTTATCAATATTTGGAGTGGTCACCCAGCCGCTATTATAGCATGATAGGTCTCCAATGCCCATGTCATCGGTAAAGATGATAATGATGTGGGGTTTGGCAGTGGCTTCTGCTTGGGAATCGCTAGAGGAACGCTCACCGCATGACCATAAAAATAGGGTAGCGCAAGCTAAAATCAGGTTTTTCATTTTTGGGTCGGTTATTGACAGAAGTAGTTTATACACCGCTATACAAATTTACAGAATTGCTAATCTAACTAATTAATCGATTTAGTAAAACAAAAAATAGATAAATAGGCCTTCTTCAGTATCAAATTATTGTATAGGATTCAGGTATTCTATCCCCATCGATCTACACCTCTCGACGCCATAAGATCAACAGCACAACGGCTACAAAAACCATGGTAAGCGCATAAGAGAGGTAATTCCAAAACAAAACAGCTCAAAAATAGCGGTCCACTGTGGCTGATACATCTGATTTTTTGAAATGGGCAGATTGAAGAATCAGTTGTTCCGATTGAGTGGGAGATAAGTCAAGAGGCTTTTCAAACCATTCCTCGTCAAATTGCGCCACGACTTTGATGTCTTCCGGATTAGGACACTCCATTTCAATAAAATGAGGATGACGGCTGGTAGAAGAAAACCTGAAAATTGGTAAAACAACATAAATCTATAAAAATTAAACCCACAAAAACTGTTTATTTCCCCGCTGCAATAACCGCAAGATCCACCTGCTCGGCACCCGCTTCCAGCAACACATTTGCGGCAGCAGCCAAGGTAGCACCAGTAGTCATCACATCGTCTACCAAAAGTAGCTTTTTATTCTTTAGATCAGTTCCTGTAACCAGCGAAAAAACATGTTCCACATTGGCAATTCGCTCCATTCTGGACTTGTTGGTTTGGGTACTGGTAAACTTGGTACGTAAGAGTGAGTCGCGGACCGGCGAGTCCAATACACTGGAAAGGCCCTCAGCAAACATCATACTTTGATTATAGCCCCTTCGCTTTTGTTTGGCAGGATGCAAGGGAATCGCAAAAATACCATCCCAAGTATCCTTGTAGCCATTTCTGGCCAATTCATGTCCGTACATTTTACCCAATAATACTCCCATTTCAGGTTGGTTGCGGTATTTGAGCTGGTGAAGTAGCCGCTGACTGACGCCTTTCTTACTATACCGCAAAAAAGCCATTACCCGACCGACACGGGTAAGTCCCATGACTTTAAGCGCCAAATCATTATTGTCTGGGCGTTGGTGATAGGTAGTAAAGGGCAGCTGCACTTGACAGGACCTACAGATCAACTCTTCAAAATCAAACAGACTGCTTCTGCATACCGCACAGGTCTGGGGAAACACTAGGGCTAAAAAATCATTGAAAAAAGTGAAACGCATTAGGAAAAAGGGTTGTTAGTTCTAATTGACAGGAAAATACCTGTTATATTTGCTATTTAGATAAAAACTATCCTATAAGTTAATGAATTTAGTCAACGAATTCAACGAATACCGCGCGAAGATGAATGACAAGATCCTCGGAGAAGACAACAAAGTCCTCAAAAGGATCTTTAATTTAGACACCAATGCTTTCAAAGAGGGTGCAGTGGATATCCAATCCAAAGAAATGATCGGTTTGGCCTGCTCCATGGTCCTCCGGTGCGACGATTGTGTACGCTATCACTTGGGCAAATGCCATGAAGTAGGCCTGACTAAGGATCAGGTTTTTGAAGTATTTTCCATTGCCAACCTGATCGGTGGCACTATTGTTATCCCTCACTTACGGAAAGCCGTAGAATATTGGGAAGAGCTAGAAAACGAGGCTAACAAAAATGTTTAAAAAGGACCTGGACCTGGAAAAGCGCTGGAGCACACTCTTAAAGGGCCTCCATGAGCTGATCGGCAAGAAGCCTGCTGACCTTAACGGGGTACTGTTCATCATTGGTGTCCAAGAGCTTGGCCAAGGGATGAAAAACTTCAGTAAGGAACAGAAACAAGACCTTATGCATATTGCGATATGTAAGGTGCTCAGCCTTTCTGGTTTTTACGAGTTGGATTTTATTGACCAAGATGGTTGGCCACATTGGAAACTGGTGAAGGAACTGCCGCATTTTGACATGCTAGAGCAAGAGAAATTACTTAAAATACAAGTCTTGGAATATTTCGAAAAAGAATTTGAAATAGACATTAAATAAAGTTTTTGCTAAGAATAAAAATATCAGTTTATCATATAAATCAATTTATAATGATCAACTGGAAAGAAAATAAATCCATTATCTATGAATATCGTATCCTATAATGTCAACGGTATCAGAGCAGCAATGCGCAAAGGGTTTGGTGAATGGCTCGCCGAAACCTCTCCTGATATCATTGGCTTACAGGAAATAAAAGCCAAAGAGGATCAAATAGAGATTAGTCTATTTGAGGATCTAGGATATCATTGCTATTGGTATCCAGCTGTAAAAAAGGGATATAGTGGTGTCGCTATTCTCAGCAAGACAAAACCCAAAAAAGTCACTTATGGTATGGGAGTGGACAAGTACGATGATGAAGGCAGAATGATCAGGGCAGATTACGGTGACTTTTCCTTCATTAGTGCCTATTTCCCTTCAGGTACCACAGGAGGAATTCGTCAAGACTTTAAATATGCATTCCTGGATGATGTATTTGGCTTTACACAGGATCTAAAACGCAGCTCACCAAATTTGATTCTAAGTGGTGACTATAACATATGCCATAAAGCCATTGATATACACAATCCGGTAGCCAACAAAAATACTTCAGGTTTTTTGCCAGAAGAAAGGGCTTGGATGGACAAGTTTACGGGAGCAGGTTTTGATGATAGTTTCAGATTGCACAATCAGTCTCCCCATGAGTACTCTTGGTGGAGTTACCGGGCCAATGCCCGAGCAAACAACAAGGGTTGGCGGATAGACTATCACATGACCAGTTCGGCCATGAAAGAAAGAGTAAAAGGAGCTAGGATAATGCCGGATGCAGTGCACTCTGATCATTGTCCGATCTTGGTAGAAATAACGTAAAAGGAAATTTATAGGATATATTTAACCATAAAACTTAATGAAATCGATCAAAATCTCTATTCCATCTCTCATTGAGAATATTAAGATCGTAGAAAGCTTCATTGACAACGCAAGGGATAAATTCCAGATCAATGACGACATCTATGGCAACATCATGATTTCAGTAACAGAATGTGTCAGCAATGCCATTGTCCACGGCAATCAAGGGGACGCAAGTAAAGCGGTAAACTTGGAAGTAAATTTTCTCGAGAACCAGTTAAAATTCATCATCGAAGACGAAGGGGAGGGTTTTGATTATGAAAATCTAAAAGACCCAACTGCTCCTGAAAACATAGAAAAATCTGGAGGCAGGGGAGTTTTCATTATGAAGAACCTCAGCGACGAAGTGGATTTTGAAAAGGACGGAAAAAAAACGATCCTCACCTTCTACATGAATTGACCATGGCCATCAATTTCTTTCAAGAAGATCTTCAATACAATCTACAGCAAAAAAACCTCACTAAGCGATGGCTTAGAGCATTAGCCAAGTCCGAAGGGTTTAAAATCACGGACCTAAACTACATCTTCTGCAGTGACGAATATCTATACCAAATAAACGTGGATTACTTAGACCACGATACATACACAGACATTATCACCTTTGACAATTCCGAAAAGGAAAACCTGCTAGAAGGAGACATCTTCATCAGCATCGAACGTATCGTTGATAATGCAAAAACACAAAACCAAGACACTTATAAAGAAACTATACGCGTAATCAGCCATGGACTCCTGCACCTCTGTGGCTACAAAGACAAAACAGAAGAAGAAGCCCAACTCATGAGATCAAAAGAGGATGAGTCAATAAAATTATTCTTCGAACTAAAAGAAAATATTTAACGTTCCACGTGGAACGTTTACAACACAAAAAGAGTAACAACTAGTGTTCCACGTGGAACACTAGTTAGCAATCATAAATTACAACCAACTGTTTCACGTGGAACAGTAAAAAAGAGAACCTAAAAGTTTCACATGGAATTGTGAATCAATTCCAAATCAGATGTTTCACGTGGAACAATTAAAAAATACACACAATTATGTTTCCAGAATACGATGTAATAGTAGTTGGAGGAGGCCATGCAGGATGCGAAGCAGCTCATGCGGCAGCCAAAATGGGGAGTTCGGTACTCTTATGTACCATGAATATGAACACTATTGCTCAAATGTCATGTAATCCAGCTATTGGTGGTGTGGCTAAAGGACAAATTGTTCGTGAAATTGATGCACTCGGTGGAATGACAGGGATCATCTCCGATAAATCCATGATCCAATTTCGAATGCTCAACAGGTCTAAAGGCCCTGCTATGTGGTCTCCAAGATCACAAAATGACCGAATGCGCTTTGCCGAAGAGTGGAGATTGGCATTGGAAGGCACACCAGGCGTGGACTTTTGGCAAGAAATGATCTCTGGTTTGGTCGTAGAAGACAAAAGGGTAGTGGGTGTAAAAACTGGTATCGGCCTTGAAATAAAAGCTAAATCAGTAGTCCTTACTAATGGAACTTTCTTGAATGGACTTATTCATATCGGAGAGAAACAATTTGGTGGGGGAAGAACTGGGGAAGCTGCTGCAAAGGGTATCACAGAACAGTTAGTAGAACTGGGTTTTGAAGCCGGTAGAATGAAGACCGGTACGCCACCAAGAGTAGATGGAAGATCGCTGGATTACACTAAAATGGAAGTACAGCATGGGGATGACAAACCTGAAAAATTTTCATTCTCTGATGAAACTTCAACACTAAAAGAACAGCGCACTTGTTGGATAACATATACCAATAAGGAAGTCCACGAAACATTGGAAACGGGATTCGATCGTTCCCCGATGTTTAACGGCCGTATTCAAGGGTTAGGGCCGCGATACTGTCCCTCAATAGAAGATAAAATCAACCGCTTTGCAGAACGTGATAGGCACCAAATCTTCGTTGAACCTGAAGGTTGGAATACGGTAGAAATCTATGTTAATGGCTTTTCCACTTCACTTCCAGAGGATGTTCAGTACAAAGCCATTCGAAAAATAGCCGGTTTTGAAAACTGCAAAATGTTCCGTCCAGGTTATGCGATCGAATATGATTTCTTTCCGCCAACACAGTTAAAACTTACATTGGAAACCCAATTGGTGGAAAATCTCTTCTTCGCAGGACAAATAAACGGAACTACTGGATATGAAGAAGCAGGCTGCCAAGGACTGATTGCCGGTATTAACGCAGCCAGAAAAGTAAAAGAGGAAAACCCCTTCGTACTAAAGAGATCGGACGCTTATATCGGTGTGCTCATCGATGATCTTATCAATAAGGGTACTGAGGAACCTTATAGAATGTTTACCTCAAGGGCTGAATTCAGACTACTACTCAGGCAAGATAATGCCGATCTGCGCTTGACTGAATTAGGCCATTCCATAGGCCTAGCTTCCGACAAGCGATTAGAGAAAATGCTGGACAAGAAAAATGACACCGCTAAATTGATCAATGATCTAAAGCAAAAGAAACTAAGTCCGGATAGCATCAATTCAGGACTTGAAGAAAAAGACACCGCTGCAATCAAAGAAAAGATAACGGTAGAAAAACTACTTAAAAGACCTCAACTGGGTCTATCATCTATAAAGGAATTGGATGCTGATATCCATCAGTATCTTTCTAAATATCCGCAGGAAGTACTCGATCAAGCCGAAATACAAATAAAATATAACAGCTACATCGAAAAGGAGTCGCAAATGGTAGAGAAACTGAATAGCATGGAAAATTTTAAAATTCCATTGAACTTTGATTACCTTACCATACCAGCATTGTCGGCGGAAGGAAAGCAAAAATTACACAAAATTCGCCCGGAAACACTCGGGCAAGCATCTAGAATCAGTGGCGTATCACCCGCTGACTTGTCCATTCTCACGGTTTATTTAGGAAGATAACATGTACGAAAGATTAACCAACTGTCCACTTTGCCAAAGTGGACTTTTTATTAATCATATGGTGGTGAAAGACCACAGTGTCTCTGACGAATCATTTAGCATTTGTAAATGCAGCAGTTGCGATTTTTTATTTACCAACCCAAGACCAACCCAAGAAAATATCGGACTATATTACGAATCTAAAGACTATATTTCCCATACTGATAAATCCAATAATCTTGTTAACCTCATTTACAAGCAAGTAAGAAAAATAACCTTACAGCAAAAGGTAAACTGGATTACGAAGTACTCAGAAAAAAAAGGAAGACTATTGGATTACGGTTGTGGTACTGGACATTTTCTTCATCATGCCAGCACCAAAGGATGGGATGGAATTGGCTATGAACCTAATGAAGAAGCTACAAAAATAGCTCGTGAAAAATTTGACCTCCAACTATACCCTAAACTAAAGGGCCTCGAAAAGGAAAAGAAATTCGATGCCATCACGCTCTTCCATGTCCTCGAACATGTACATGATCTGAGAGGCACTGTGGAGTTTCTCCTGAAACGGTTAAAGAAGAGGGGTACACTATTCCTTGCTGTTCCCAACAATGCTTCCTACGACGCTGCGTTATTTAAGGAACATTGGGCTGCCCTTGACGTACCAAGGCACTTATACCATTTTACAAGGCCAACTATGCAAAAATTAGCTGATGAATTCGACTTACGCATCACTGCAGAAGAACCCATGCCATTTGACAGCTATTATGTTTCGATTCTATCCAACAATATAAAATATAATAAGAAAAATCTTATAAAATCATTTTTTACAGGATATAAGTCTAACAGATTAGCCAAAAACAATAAAAATAATTATTCAAGCATATTGTTTATATTAAAGAAGAAATGAGCAATAGAAAACATTATTTAAGCCTATTCCTAGCCTTAACAGGTATCTTGCTTTGCTACGCATGCGCAAAGCAAAGTTCTCCCATGGGTGGTCCAAAGGACGAAGACCCACCAAAATTGCTATCATCAAACCCGAAAGACCAAAGCCTAAATATCAAACCCGAAAATGTGACCTTGGTTTTCGATGAATTCATCAAAACCGAGAATCCCCAAAGAAACGTCATCATCACACCAAGCCTGGATAAAAGTAAAATGGAGTTTCTTGCCCTGAAGAATGAACTTCGCATCAAAATAGGACAGGAGTTGGAAGATAGTACCACTTACGTTTTTAACTTTCAAAAGAGCATCCAAGATATCTCTGAAAGCAATCCATCTGAAAACTTAAAACTGGTATTTTCTACGGGAAGTATGATAGACAGCCTAAGATTTATCGGAAAAGTTGCCTATATATTTCCTCAGAAAAAGCCCGATATGGAAGATGTCATTGTAGGGCTTTACAGAATTGAGGACGATACCATGGATGTATTTACTGATCCACCATATTACCTCACCCAAACGGATTCTGCAGGGAATTTTGAAATCACCAATATCAAAGGGGGACAATACAGGGCATATGCCTGGCACGATGCCAACAATACTTCCAAGGCAGAAGACAAAAGTGAGCCTTATGGATTTATAAGCGACCCCATCATCATCATGGAAGATGTATCAGGAAGCTATTTCAATCTATTTAAAGGTGACTTATCGGATTTTAAAATCAACCGTACAAGTGCACTCGGAAGCAATTTCGACGTGGTATTAAGTAAGTATCCTGCGAAACTTAACGTCACCCATCCGGATTTAGGAAATTCCCTATTTTATAGGATCAATGAAAAAAACATACGATTCTACCATACAGAAATAAGAGACGACAGTACCCAAATATCCATAAGCTTGCGGGATTCTGTAGGTTTTGGAGTAGATACCACATTCTATGCCTCATTTATGAAAAGTGAAAGGAGAGCTGAAAACCTAACCCCGACCATGGATAAAAAGAAGGAGTTCGTTGCCAACATCAGTACCTCGATCTCTTTTAACAAACCCATCAAGAACATCATTTACGACTCCCTCTTCATCCAATATGACTCAGCATCCTTTATCCATATCAAGCCAGAACACGTGAGCTTTAGGGACAGTGCTTTGCGTGCTACACTTCTCATAGACTTACCAATTTCGGATACCATACCAAAGACAAGCTTCCAGTTTTACGCATCAGATTCGACATTCATAGACGTAGAAGATCAACATAACGAAAAAGCTATCAAAACGACGTTTAGCAAACAAGATCCTGAGAATCTAGCAGATGAAGTCACAGGTAAAGTAATGGCAGAAGAATGGCCTATCATCGTCCAATTACTATCAAGAGATGAAGAGATCGTCAAGCAACAAACCCTTAAAGAAAATAACCAAACATACAGTTTTAAAAAAATAAAAGCAGGTGAATACATGGTAAGGGCCATTATTGACCGAAATAAGAACGGCCAGTGGGATCCCGGAAACTATTATGAGCTCAGGCAACCAGAACCGGTATATTACTTTTATGATCCTGAAAACAAAACCTATGCCATCCAACTAAGAGGTAAATGGACCAATCAAAACATCAACATTATACCAAGTCCGGCTTCTGGATTACTCCAAGTGACTACCGATCATGTCCCTAGCGACACCATAACAACCAATCAAAATGGCACCGAAACTATGTAGATAACTCACAAAAACGATGTGAATAAGTGTCTATAACTTATGGACAATTCAGGACTTATCCCAAATGCTTAAAACCATTTGGGATAATTTTTTTCCCCCTATGGATAACCACAATTTTGTAAACGCCTATCCACATTTATACACACAGCCTTTAATGAACACTACTTGATATACCACATTATACACAAAAATCAGGATAAATACGATAAGTACTATTTACCAGACACTTGCAAGTTAATAAGATGTGGATCATGGGTGAATTATATATGGATAAGCTTTGGTTAACTTGTGGGTAAATAAGATCCTGACAATTACCCACAAATCCACACCTTAATAACTACAATAGTTTTTTATTTAAAAAAAGAATATAGTATAACTATATAGGGTGTGGAAAGTGTATAAGTCTGAAGAAATGATTCATTGTGCTTTCTTGAAATAGGATCATTGGGATGAAATGAAAAAAGGATATCAAATCCTTTAAAAAAATATCTTTGCTAGCTAAAATTGGATAACTTTAAGGTTCCAATTAAAGCAACGCCAAATGATACCGAAATTTGGTTTACCGCTAACAAGTGTAAATCCGCTAACTATGAGAATAGTCTTACTGATATGTAGCATTGTATTGATTTTCCAATCGCATCTATTTGCACAGGATACCAATTCCCAGGAAAAAATACACTTCACGGATTTTTATATTTCGGCCGGATATCGAAATCAGCCCTATAAAGAGTTGAACAATTACCTTAGCGGACAGGGTTACCAAACATTCGAAAAGCAAACGGCCACTTTAGGAGGCGGAATATCTTACGTGGCCATGTCAAGATTAGGACTTTTTGCAGAGGCGGATTTTAACCTGAACAAAAAACGATTCAGCAATGACTATGTAAATTATCGGTACTTGCCGATCCACGTTACTGCGGGGATCCAGTATCACTGGAAAAACAGTCTCACCAAAGATTGGCGCTTTTATCCAAAAGTAGGCCTCTATTATGGAACCACTTCCCTGGATCTCATTGCCAAAGACCTCAATAACGATTTCAATGAAAACCTAATGGGAAACATGAACACCAGTTTCCTTTACCAACGAAATTTGGGATTAAACCTTAGCTTGAATGCTGACAAGTTATTGGGGGCCTTTCTGAAGCCTACTACCCAAGTCGGAGTTTACTCCAGAATGGGCCTGCAGGTAGGCTATATGCTTAACCTCTATTCCAGTGTGACAAAGCTCAGAAGGAATTTTAGTCCCGACTTGCGTAAAGACCTGATCATTTCCAATGCTCCGGCTTTTGATCCAAGTGCTTTTTATGTAAAGTTGAATTTTGCCATAGGTAAGTTTGAGAAATCAAGCGAATGAATGGTTAAAACCCGATTCCCCAACTATGAAAAATATTTTTAGTTTCATACTTCTCTTTTTAGGAATTCAGTGGCTGGCTTTTGCCAAAACCGATACGGTTCGGATCCATAGTAATGCAATGGACAAGGATGTGCCTAACTTAGTCATTACACCCAGTACCTATACCCGCTCAGAAACTTATCCGTCTGTATATTTGCTCCATGGAGCTGGTGGCGACTACACCACTTGGGCAAGGATTGCGGATTTACAGCAATATGCGGACCGCTACAGCCTTATCATCGTCTGTCCTGATGCAGGAGTCACCAGTTGGTATTTTGACAGCCCTATAGACCCTAAAATGCAGTATGAGACTTTTGTGGCTTCGGAGCTGGTCACTTGGGTGGACGAACACTATGCCACTAAGCAAGATCGTGCCCATCGTGCCATTACGGGGCTAAGCATGGGCGGTCATGGAGGACTTTACCTGGGATTTAGACATCAGGATATCTGGGGTGCAGTGGGCAGTACCAGCGGTGGTGTGGATATTAGACCTTTTCCGCTAAATTGGGACATTGCCAAAAGATTGGGATCATATGCACAAAATAAGGATACCTGGGAAGAGAATACCGTGATCAATATGCTTCACTTGTTAGATGGCAAATCACTGGATATCATTATCGATTGCGGTCGGCATGACTTTTTTTATGATGCCAATGTGCGGCTGCATAGGAAGTTAGAAAAGCGAAACATTCCCCACGATTTTATCACCAGACCGGGTGTGCACAACGCCGAATATTGGCGTAACTCGATAGCATATCAGCTGCTGTTTTTCCATAGTAAGTTTGAAGCTAGAAAAGAATAGACAGTATATTACTTGGTAAAAGTTTATTTTGCATAATTTATTATTGTCGTTCGAGTAAAGATTTTAGGATTGAAGAAAATTCGTGCAAACCTTCCTCTAAATCCCTAAAGGGAACTTTCTTATCATTCATTCCTCAGTCCCGCAGCGTAGCCGAAGGGATCTAATGGCGACTTAAACCCGCATTATGCACTAGCCTATCTATTGCGACCTGAAACTACTTCAAAATCAGTTGCTTCGCTTCCCGATTGACCGGGACTGATTTTCTTGTAGTTTCAGCTCTTCCCGATAGCTATTGGGACAGGTCATAACGATTCCTATTGCATAAAGCGGACAATGTTGTTTAATTAGCGTGTATCTGGAAATATTGGTTCTATTATTTTTCTAGCTAAATTCCTAGGTGGTTTTCATCCCTTTACCTTTGTTACTTTTTTGACCTGAAGCAAAAAAGTAACCAAAAAACCCCGCCGCTACGCCACGGCGCACAGGTGTGAATCTATTGGGCTAAAATTAAAGCCTACCCCCATGCAGGCAAACTCCTCCTTTTCTAGCGGCCAACATTCTTATTCTTTTTGGTCAGCCTTTCGTCAAACAAGCCTGCCTTTTTGCCCGCCCGCTTTTTAATTTCTTAACGCCCAATACCTGCAAGGCGAATCCATTTTATACATGTTTAAAAAAGACCATGGACTAAAACCATAATTCTCTCAATGGACGATCCGTATTGGAAAATCTCTTTAACTAAACGACATTGATAAACCGGGTTAAAAATATATCCAAATACATCTACTTTTTTTGACCGCAAGGACATC
It encodes:
- the mnmG gene encoding tRNA uridine-5-carboxymethylaminomethyl(34) synthesis enzyme MnmG, with translation MFPEYDVIVVGGGHAGCEAAHAAAKMGSSVLLCTMNMNTIAQMSCNPAIGGVAKGQIVREIDALGGMTGIISDKSMIQFRMLNRSKGPAMWSPRSQNDRMRFAEEWRLALEGTPGVDFWQEMISGLVVEDKRVVGVKTGIGLEIKAKSVVLTNGTFLNGLIHIGEKQFGGGRTGEAAAKGITEQLVELGFEAGRMKTGTPPRVDGRSLDYTKMEVQHGDDKPEKFSFSDETSTLKEQRTCWITYTNKEVHETLETGFDRSPMFNGRIQGLGPRYCPSIEDKINRFAERDRHQIFVEPEGWNTVEIYVNGFSTSLPEDVQYKAIRKIAGFENCKMFRPGYAIEYDFFPPTQLKLTLETQLVENLFFAGQINGTTGYEEAGCQGLIAGINAARKVKEENPFVLKRSDAYIGVLIDDLINKGTEEPYRMFTSRAEFRLLLRQDNADLRLTELGHSIGLASDKRLEKMLDKKNDTAKLINDLKQKKLSPDSINSGLEEKDTAAIKEKITVEKLLKRPQLGLSSIKELDADIHQYLSKYPQEVLDQAEIQIKYNSYIEKESQMVEKLNSMENFKIPLNFDYLTIPALSAEGKQKLHKIRPETLGQASRISGVSPADLSILTVYLGR
- a CDS encoding exodeoxyribonuclease III, translating into MNIVSYNVNGIRAAMRKGFGEWLAETSPDIIGLQEIKAKEDQIEISLFEDLGYHCYWYPAVKKGYSGVAILSKTKPKKVTYGMGVDKYDDEGRMIRADYGDFSFISAYFPSGTTGGIRQDFKYAFLDDVFGFTQDLKRSSPNLILSGDYNICHKAIDIHNPVANKNTSGFLPEERAWMDKFTGAGFDDSFRLHNQSPHEYSWWSYRANARANNKGWRIDYHMTSSAMKERVKGARIMPDAVHSDHCPILVEIT
- a CDS encoding ATP-binding protein → MKSIKISIPSLIENIKIVESFIDNARDKFQINDDIYGNIMISVTECVSNAIVHGNQGDASKAVNLEVNFLENQLKFIIEDEGEGFDYENLKDPTAPENIEKSGGRGVFIMKNLSDEVDFEKDGKKTILTFYMN
- a CDS encoding class I SAM-dependent methyltransferase, with amino-acid sequence MVVKDHSVSDESFSICKCSSCDFLFTNPRPTQENIGLYYESKDYISHTDKSNNLVNLIYKQVRKITLQQKVNWITKYSEKKGRLLDYGCGTGHFLHHASTKGWDGIGYEPNEEATKIAREKFDLQLYPKLKGLEKEKKFDAITLFHVLEHVHDLRGTVEFLLKRLKKRGTLFLAVPNNASYDAALFKEHWAALDVPRHLYHFTRPTMQKLADEFDLRITAEEPMPFDSYYVSILSNNIKYNKKNLIKSFFTGYKSNRLAKNNKNNYSSILFILKKK
- the ybeY gene encoding rRNA maturation RNase YbeY; translation: MAINFFQEDLQYNLQQKNLTKRWLRALAKSEGFKITDLNYIFCSDEYLYQINVDYLDHDTYTDIITFDNSEKENLLEGDIFISIERIVDNAKTQNQDTYKETIRVISHGLLHLCGYKDKTEEEAQLMRSKEDESIKLFFELKENI
- a CDS encoding carboxymuconolactone decarboxylase family protein, with product MNLVNEFNEYRAKMNDKILGEDNKVLKRIFNLDTNAFKEGAVDIQSKEMIGLACSMVLRCDDCVRYHLGKCHEVGLTKDQVFEVFSIANLIGGTIVIPHLRKAVEYWEELENEANKNV
- a CDS encoding sulfatase family protein: MKNLILACATLFLWSCGERSSSDSQAEATAKPHIIIIFTDDMGIGDLSCYNSGWVTTPNIDKLATNGLKFNQYYSAAPVCSPSRVGITTGMFPTEWGINTFLHSRKGNANCEQFDYLDPAAPSMARVLKTVGYKTSHVGKWHMGGGRDVDDAPQITAYGFDEYTTTYEGPDPDQLITASNWIWSEQDSIERWERTGYFVDKTLDFLARNKEQPCFVNFWPDDMHDPWIPNEEFYDQRDTWPSKPNFIPVLKEYDRQIGRLMAGLEELGIAENTMIIFTSDNGAYPTYEHIRTNSQRGSKNSLYEGGIRMPFIVSWPAAIEKDQTDSETIIGAVDLLPSLASLTGAQLPDGYDFSGQDLSEALTGKSPQSRNKDLFWDFGRNEHFNRPRQPHHQSPHLAVRHENWKLLVNSDSTQVELYDLDKDINETTNVADQQPELAGKLSHEVIQWYWEKRRIREN
- a CDS encoding ComF family protein, coding for MRFTFFNDFLALVFPQTCAVCRSSLFDFEELICRSCQVQLPFTTYHQRPDNNDLALKVMGLTRVGRVMAFLRYSKKGVSQRLLHQLKYRNQPEMGVLLGKMYGHELARNGYKDTWDGIFAIPLHPAKQKRRGYNQSMMFAEGLSSVLDSPVRDSLLRTKFTSTQTNKSRMERIANVEHVFSLVTGTDLKNKKLLLVDDVMTTGATLAAAANVLLEAGAEQVDLAVIAAGK
- a CDS encoding cupin domain-containing protein: MTAVEIIESLDLKPHPEGGYFKEAYRSQGIISQKCLGEQFEGDRNYATGIYFLLTSDTFSAFHRIRQDEAWHFYLGSPLRLHSLSEKAGHEEFVIGADLLDGQIPQLVVPADHWFAAEVMAEDGFALVGCTVSPGFDFRDFELADQNKLTATFPDHAALVAKFTR